One segment of Arthrobacter sp. MMS18-M83 DNA contains the following:
- a CDS encoding ParA family protein: protein MGSSETSTQRIPPFISLGSARAMAAPSASFESALMRTNLVANAAVSRETLIVGSDNVIDAIDDSSPIARQLANETRRRERLLGRELPKPEKTRIFTVSNQKGGVGKTTTTVNIAAALASAGLNVLVIDIDPQGNASTALGIEHHADVDSIYDVLINDLPLRDVVAPCPDIPNLICAPATIHLAGAEIELVSLVAREQRLRRAIDVYSKERAKNGEGRLDFIFIDCPPSLGLLTVNAFCAASEVLIPIQCEYYALEGLSQLLKNIEMIQKHLNADLVVSTILLTMYDGRTNLAAQVASEVRQHFPEQVLGAVVPRSVRISEAPSYQQTVMTYDPSSSGALSYMEAATEIAER from the coding sequence GTGGGCAGTAGCGAAACCTCCACGCAGCGGATCCCGCCATTTATTTCCCTGGGGTCCGCGCGGGCAATGGCTGCGCCCTCGGCGTCGTTTGAATCTGCGCTGATGCGCACTAATTTGGTTGCAAATGCCGCTGTTTCACGTGAAACCTTGATTGTTGGAAGCGATAACGTCATAGACGCCATCGACGACTCCAGCCCGATTGCGCGCCAGCTCGCTAACGAGACCCGACGTCGGGAACGGCTGTTGGGACGCGAACTTCCCAAGCCGGAGAAGACCCGTATTTTCACGGTCTCCAATCAAAAAGGTGGGGTGGGCAAGACCACTACTACGGTCAACATTGCCGCCGCTCTGGCTTCCGCTGGACTCAATGTCCTGGTGATCGACATAGACCCCCAGGGCAATGCATCCACCGCTCTTGGCATTGAGCACCATGCCGATGTTGACAGCATCTATGATGTGCTGATCAATGACCTGCCCCTGCGGGACGTCGTGGCTCCTTGCCCCGACATTCCCAATCTCATCTGTGCGCCGGCCACGATTCACCTGGCTGGCGCCGAAATTGAGTTGGTCTCCCTTGTTGCACGTGAACAGCGTCTGCGCCGTGCAATCGATGTGTATTCGAAGGAACGCGCGAAGAACGGTGAAGGACGCTTGGACTTCATCTTCATCGACTGCCCGCCAAGCCTGGGCCTGTTGACCGTCAACGCTTTCTGCGCGGCCAGCGAGGTACTCATTCCCATCCAGTGCGAGTACTACGCCCTGGAAGGCCTCAGCCAACTCCTCAAGAACATCGAAATGATCCAGAAGCACCTCAATGCGGATCTGGTCGTTTCCACTATTCTGCTGACGATGTATGACGGCCGCACGAATCTTGCCGCGCAGGTAGCGTCGGAAGTTCGCCAGCATTTCCCGGAGCAGGTTCTCGGTGCCGTGGTTCCGCGCTCTGTGCGTATCTCAGAGGCTCCGAGCTACCAACAGACGGTGATGACTTACGATCCGTCATCCAGCGGCGCGTTGTCCTACATGGAAGCCGCCACGGAAATCGCCGAACGCTAG
- a CDS encoding ParB/RepB/Spo0J family partition protein, whose translation MSEKRRGLGRGLGALIPSSASAGASGNGVPASRPVDLFFPEARKAPETVDTPQVLETEVAKSSPSRGSSSKSSTAAKTPAAKSLSAEISTTSKPAAAEAASTDAAGDAVSDTRPGDVPEVGLVEVPGARFAEIPVGDIHPNRKQPRSVFDEDDMAELVHSVKEIGVLQPIVVRTSTEKGGEPYELVMGERRWRAVQAAGLETIPAIVRDTNDDDLLRDALLENLHRSQLNPLEEAAAYQQLLEDFGTTHEQLADRIGRSRPQVSNTIRLLKLPPLVQRRVAASVLSAGHARALLALPDAAAMERLAQKIVAEGMSVRATEEAVALYQDPTVPTKNSIPRPNARHERLDYLASSLSDRLDTNVKITLGARKGRVSIEFASVEDLNRIMDVLSPDAEV comes from the coding sequence ATGAGCGAAAAGCGACGAGGCCTGGGTAGGGGTCTTGGGGCTCTCATTCCCAGCTCCGCTTCCGCTGGTGCATCGGGCAATGGCGTTCCGGCATCGCGCCCTGTGGACCTCTTCTTTCCCGAGGCGCGCAAGGCACCAGAGACGGTGGATACTCCGCAGGTGCTTGAGACGGAGGTAGCGAAGAGCTCCCCCTCACGAGGATCCTCGTCCAAGAGTTCGACGGCGGCAAAGACTCCCGCGGCGAAGTCGCTGTCAGCGGAGATCTCCACCACGTCAAAGCCAGCCGCAGCGGAGGCAGCGAGTACCGATGCTGCGGGAGACGCCGTTTCCGACACTCGTCCCGGGGACGTGCCGGAGGTTGGGCTGGTCGAGGTTCCAGGAGCGCGTTTCGCCGAAATTCCCGTCGGTGACATCCACCCCAACCGTAAACAGCCGCGCAGCGTCTTCGATGAGGACGACATGGCGGAGCTGGTTCACTCCGTCAAGGAAATCGGCGTCCTCCAGCCAATTGTGGTACGTACTTCAACCGAAAAGGGTGGAGAACCGTATGAACTAGTCATGGGCGAGCGACGATGGAGGGCAGTTCAGGCCGCCGGCCTCGAAACAATCCCGGCGATCGTCCGTGACACGAATGACGATGACCTGCTTCGCGATGCTCTGCTGGAGAACCTCCACCGTAGCCAACTGAACCCCTTGGAAGAGGCAGCCGCATACCAGCAATTGCTTGAGGATTTCGGTACCACCCACGAGCAGTTGGCTGATCGCATTGGACGGTCGCGTCCGCAGGTGTCCAACACCATTCGTCTTCTCAAGCTTCCTCCCCTGGTCCAACGGCGCGTTGCCGCCAGCGTCCTGTCGGCGGGTCATGCCCGCGCATTGCTCGCACTGCCGGACGCCGCTGCGATGGAGCGACTTGCACAGAAGATCGTCGCCGAAGGGATGTCCGTTCGCGCCACTGAAGAAGCCGTGGCACTGTACCAGGATCCTACGGTGCCGACCAAGAACAGCATCCCGCGCCCCAATGCACGCCACGAGCGCTTGGATTACCTTGCTTCGTCTCTCTCTGATCGATTGGACACCAACGTGAAGATCACTTTGGGAGCACGTAAGGGACGGGTCAGCATTGAATTTGCGAGTGTCGAGGACCTGAACCGCATCATGGATGTGTTGTCGCCCGACGCCGAAGTCTAG